One Ahaetulla prasina isolate Xishuangbanna chromosome 1, ASM2864084v1, whole genome shotgun sequence DNA window includes the following coding sequences:
- the LOC131201734 gene encoding membrane cofactor protein-like: MAPLEVGSKEEDEQELGPLDGDDMNPQECPESPGTEEDTVPGAEDVSPDSLGIPMGLSSCSNEVLTVVLVLLFLSSTVLCDCLTPTLPPRSRLRGSEELKDNYPTGTNLRLVCIPGYEFISGARPLLTCSADGTWTKITELCQGKRCPVPHLENGRITLSDDLRLGETATLSCDYGFRMIGEGTLRCILRGGEVRWHRDVPFCEQIPCGRPAIISNGRYDANPSDTYVVGSSIAYRCDADYSLIGKSTITCVVAADGNNGQWSPPPPECKKVSCSKPSIRNGRLATLYKPNYTYGDSVTLECNPGYTLVGASWVRCDADNTWKPSLPRCDKTVATTKPTRPPIPPVPPIDPLPPPAPPPIPPTLAPPEVDETTFTPMSPTQRETIPTVGSGSGSGSAKIVGIVFGIIFALIVLAALTFAAVRWWKQKEANAPVNSQVASEKEKTMGDRRPQKFQNKTSGNVQNFSALELKPGTP; encoded by the coding sequence GGGCAGAGGATGTGTCTCCAGATTCTCTAGGTATTCCGATGGGTCTTTCTTCTTGTTCCAATGAGGTCCTGACAGTTGTCTTGGTCCTGCTGTTCCTGTCTTCCACTGTTTTGTGCGATTGCTTAACCCCAACCTTACCCCCCAGATCTAGACTAAGAGGTTCAGAAGAACTAAAAGACAACTATCCTACTGGAACTAATTTGAGATTAGTTTGCATCCCAGGTTATGAATTTATATCTGGAGCGCGTCCTCTTCTGACATGCTCTGCAGATGGAACGTGGACGAAGATTACTGAATTATGTCAAGGAAAGAGATGTCCAGTTCCCCATTTAGAAAATGGAAGAATAACATTGTCAGATGATCTCCGGCTTGGTGAAACAGCAACCTTGAGCTGCGATTATGGATTCAGAATGATAGGTGAAGGAACCCTTCGATGTATTCTAAGAGGAGGCGAAGTTAGGTGGCACAGAGACGTTCCATTCTGTGAACAGATTCCTTGTGGTCGCCCTGCTATAATTTCCAATGGAAGGTATGATGCTAATCCTAGCGATACATATGTTGTGGGCTCATCTATTGCATACCGGTGTGATGCTGATTACTCCCTTATTGGAAAATCAACAATTACCTGTGTAGTTGCAGCTGATGGTAACAATGGACAGTGGAGTCCACCACCACCTGAATGTAAAAAAGTCAGTTGTTCAAAACCAAGCATCCGAAACGGGAGATTGGCAACTCTATATAAACCTAACTATACATATGGTGATAGTGTAACACTTGAATGCAATCCTGGCTATACTTTGGTAGGGGCCTCTTGGGTTAGATGTGATGCTGATAATACATGGAAGCCTTCACTTCCACGTTGTGACAAGACTGTAGCAACTACCAAACCAACTAGACCTCCTATTCCTCCTGTCCCTCCTATTGATCCTCTTCCACCCCCTGCTCCCCCACCAATTCCCCCTACCCTTGCTCCTCCAGAAGTAGATGAGACTACTTTCACTCCAATGTCCCCAACCCAAAGAGAAACAATTCCCACAGTGGGATCAGGATCAGGATCAGGATCTGCCAAAATtgttggaattgtttttggaattATTTTTGCACTTATAGTCCTGGCTGCTTTGACATTTGCAGCTGTGAGGTGGTGGAAACAGAAGGAAGCTAATGCTCCTGTTAATAGTCAGGTAgcttcagagaaagaaaaaacgaTGGGTGATCGGAGACCacaaaaatttcaaaataaaacttCAGGAAACGTTCAAAATTTTTCTGCTTTAGAATTGAAACCAGGGACTCCGTGA